From Chromohalobacter canadensis, one genomic window encodes:
- the thpD gene encoding ectoine hydroxylase — MKETQDLFPTRLERKLGMFERIDPVVHSEGEQRKGPLSEAELDEFERKGFLSFEGFFDEDEMAAFLEELGDYENDDDLKLSEGTILEPSKQEIRSIFGIHEISKRFSRLTRDPRLLAMVQQILGGDAYIHQSRINYKPGFKGKGFDWHSDFETWHSEDGMPRMRSVSCSIILTENGEFNGPLMLVPGSHNYFVPCVGRTPENNYKESLKSQEIGVPDDASLRDLMIKGDIEAPKGPVGSLVMFECNTLHGSNINMSCWPRSNLFFVYNSVENTLHDPYCGNRPRPEFLANRKDWSPLKPVE; from the coding sequence ATGAAAGAGACTCAAGACCTATTCCCGACGCGCCTGGAACGCAAACTGGGGATGTTCGAGCGCATCGACCCGGTGGTGCATAGCGAAGGCGAGCAGCGCAAGGGGCCGCTCAGCGAAGCCGAGCTCGACGAGTTCGAACGCAAAGGCTTCCTTTCCTTCGAAGGATTCTTCGATGAGGACGAGATGGCCGCGTTCCTCGAGGAGTTGGGCGACTACGAGAACGATGATGACCTCAAGCTCTCGGAAGGTACTATCCTCGAGCCCAGCAAGCAGGAAATTCGTTCGATCTTCGGCATCCACGAGATATCCAAGCGTTTCAGCCGCCTGACTCGCGACCCGCGCCTGCTGGCGATGGTCCAGCAGATCCTCGGTGGCGATGCCTATATTCACCAGTCGCGGATCAACTACAAGCCCGGCTTCAAGGGCAAGGGCTTCGACTGGCATTCGGATTTCGAGACCTGGCACAGCGAAGACGGCATGCCACGCATGCGCTCGGTGAGCTGTTCGATCATTCTCACCGAAAATGGTGAATTCAATGGTCCGCTAATGCTGGTGCCCGGCTCGCACAACTACTTCGTTCCCTGCGTCGGCCGCACGCCGGAGAACAACTATAAAGAGTCGCTCAAGAGTCAGGAAATCGGCGTACCGGACGATGCCAGCCTGCGCGACCTGATGATCAAGGGCGATATCGAGGCGCCCAAGGGGCCAGTCGGCTCGCTGGTGATGTTTGAGTGCAACACGCTGCATGGCTCCAACATCAACATGTCGTGCTGGCCACGCAGCAACCTGTTCTTCGTCTATAACAGTGTCGAGAACACGCTGCACGACCCGTACTGCGGCAACCGTCCTCGGCCCGAGTTCCTGGCCAACCGCAAGGACTGGAGCCCCCTGAAACCTGTCGAATAA
- a CDS encoding OmpP1/FadL family transporter → MHNKINKLTLAVTLASAVIASGQAAASGFQVREQSAKALGNAMAGAAAGAEDVSYMTFNPAAIGNVEGTQIAGGISYVDANFELTDASASPAGVPVSYDRGGSREGGEEAWVPSFAFKTRLNERFDLGLAISAPYGLSTKYDKEWIGRYHAVETELETIDIQPTLNYRATDRLNLAVGLRAQYADATLSNAIDLGAVGANPNNTNPLPPTAIGNADGMAEVTGDDWGYGYTLGALFQATERTRLGISYRSEVELTLDGDVDYSSDNPVGQQVLAGAQASGQLQDGGGKADITTPANLNLGIYHQLTDRLALMANAEWTEWSSFEELTVEFENGPPDTSTTTENWDDTWAFSVGANYQLNRQWLLRAGLGIDESPVPDSEHRTPRVPDADRRWATLGATWMPTSNLGVTAGYMHVFGDDGDIDQSGTKPENANRGNLSGTYEVDANVFALSMDYRF, encoded by the coding sequence ATGCATAACAAGATCAACAAGCTCACACTCGCCGTGACGCTGGCGTCTGCCGTGATCGCATCCGGTCAGGCTGCCGCGTCGGGCTTTCAGGTTCGTGAACAGAGCGCCAAGGCATTGGGTAACGCCATGGCAGGTGCGGCGGCCGGTGCCGAGGATGTCAGCTATATGACCTTTAACCCGGCAGCCATCGGTAATGTCGAGGGTACCCAAATCGCTGGCGGCATTTCCTATGTTGATGCCAACTTCGAGTTGACCGATGCATCGGCGAGTCCAGCCGGAGTACCTGTCAGCTACGATCGTGGTGGCTCGCGCGAGGGTGGCGAAGAAGCCTGGGTGCCCAGCTTCGCCTTCAAGACGCGCCTGAATGAACGGTTCGATCTGGGGCTGGCGATCTCCGCGCCGTATGGCCTCTCGACGAAATATGACAAGGAATGGATCGGGCGTTATCACGCCGTCGAAACCGAGCTTGAGACTATCGATATCCAGCCGACGCTGAACTATCGTGCCACCGACCGCCTCAACCTCGCCGTGGGGCTACGCGCTCAGTATGCCGATGCCACGCTCTCTAACGCCATTGACCTTGGAGCTGTTGGGGCTAACCCTAACAACACTAACCCGCTCCCACCCACAGCGATCGGTAATGCCGATGGCATGGCCGAGGTGACCGGCGATGACTGGGGCTACGGCTACACCCTGGGGGCGCTGTTCCAGGCCACCGAGCGCACCCGTCTGGGCATCAGCTACCGCTCAGAAGTCGAACTGACGCTAGACGGTGACGTCGACTACAGCTCCGACAATCCGGTCGGCCAGCAGGTGCTGGCGGGAGCGCAGGCATCGGGCCAGCTACAAGATGGAGGGGGCAAGGCAGATATCACCACGCCGGCTAACCTCAATCTGGGTATCTATCATCAGTTGACCGACCGGCTCGCCTTGATGGCCAATGCCGAATGGACCGAGTGGAGTAGCTTCGAGGAGCTTACCGTCGAGTTCGAGAATGGCCCACCTGACACAAGCACCACAACCGAAAACTGGGACGATACCTGGGCCTTCTCGGTAGGGGCTAACTATCAGCTCAACCGGCAGTGGTTGCTGCGCGCCGGCCTGGGTATCGATGAATCGCCGGTGCCGGACAGCGAACACCGCACGCCGCGTGTACCGGATGCCGACCGTCGCTGGGCGACGCTCGGGGCGACCTGGATGCCGACTTCTAACCTTGGCGTGACGGCGGGCTACATGCACGTCTTCGGCGACGATGGCGATATCGATCAATCCGGTACCAAGCCCGAGAATGCCAACCGTGGCAACCTTTCCGGGACCTATGAAGTCGACGCCAACGTCTTCGCGCTGTCGATGGATTATCGCTTCTGA
- a CDS encoding MerR family transcriptional regulator, whose product MKVSDLARAADVTGETVRHYTREGLLHPQRDPGNGYQLYDADDLNRLRFIQRARTLGFSLREVREILEHADHGDSPCPMVRDLLAERLPEIQSRIRELQALATRMEHALSAWRDMPDGTPDGHSLCRLIESLPMESDDGFSRQAP is encoded by the coding sequence ATGAAAGTCAGCGATCTGGCCCGCGCCGCCGACGTCACCGGCGAAACGGTGCGCCATTACACCCGCGAGGGGCTACTGCACCCGCAGCGCGATCCCGGCAACGGCTATCAGCTCTATGATGCCGACGACCTCAATCGCCTGCGCTTCATACAGCGAGCACGCACGCTGGGGTTCAGTCTTCGCGAGGTGCGCGAAATTCTCGAGCACGCCGACCATGGCGACTCGCCGTGCCCCATGGTGCGCGACCTGCTGGCCGAACGCTTGCCGGAAATTCAGTCGCGCATCCGTGAGTTGCAGGCCCTGGCGACGCGCATGGAACACGCTTTGAGCGCCTGGAGGGACATGCCGGATGGCACGCCCGACGGCCATAGCTTGTGCCGGCTGATCGAGAGTCTGCCCATGGAAAGTGACGACGGTTTCTCACGCCAGGCGCCATGA
- a CDS encoding heavy metal translocating P-type ATPase, giving the protein MSTTAPHSFTVPGMNCQGCVKRMREAIQAEDGQADVIGEPGEKRLDVTASLDASRLSALLEQAGYPPEATASTTDDGASATASSDDRQDTQVTSEGAPVRLSLSGMTCAGCVNTITQALNATPGVRSASVNFGSHTAEIFGDARPQQLIDAVEAVGYGAERIEDLGQAARTREQNEAHEYRQRLRDTALGLIPGVLLMGSMLFHHPQLNGPERWVWLLIGVVTLGIMATAGRRFFVNAWKTFRHHQANMDTLIAVGTGTAWLYSMTVVLIPEAIPVAARGLYFEASVMIIGLISLGNAMELRARGRTSRALNRLLDLQAPTARVIRDGDEHDVPLEEVAIDERIRVRPGERLAVDGRIEEGDSHIDESMLTGEPHPVAKHPGDEVSAGTVNGRGTLVYIATRIGADSRLGHIVEQVASAQNSRPPIGALADRISAIFVPSVLIIAVLTALAWFNFGPAPQLVHMLVTATTVLIIACPCALGLATPMSTMIGVGKAAEHGILVRDGDALQTASKLTTLVVDKTGTLTEGRPRMTTAQWATEDTHTALSWVAALERGSEHPLAEALGDYADQQGATQTALPELREFQALSGRGVTAMTDTGQSLRLGNAALMHEGDVELGQAQAWGAELEEKAQTPLYLAADGQVLGVFGISDPLREDSRDAVARLQTDGIEVVMLTGDNAHTARAVAQALGIARVEAELLPEDKREIVAQLQRDGHLVGMTGDGINDAPALAQANVGFAIGQGTDVAIESAGITLMRNSLHGVADAIEISRATLRNIKQNLWGAFGYNGLGIPIAAGVFYPLTGMLLSPIVAAVAMSLSSVTVVSNANRLRLFKSTPQSAKTSQEDA; this is encoded by the coding sequence ATGAGCACAACGGCTCCCCATTCTTTCACCGTGCCCGGCATGAACTGCCAGGGCTGCGTCAAACGCATGCGCGAGGCGATCCAAGCCGAGGATGGCCAGGCCGACGTCATCGGCGAGCCCGGTGAAAAGCGTCTCGACGTCACAGCATCTCTGGACGCGTCGCGCCTGAGCGCGTTGCTCGAGCAGGCCGGCTACCCACCGGAAGCGACGGCGAGCACCACTGACGACGGCGCATCGGCGACGGCTTCGAGCGACGACCGACAAGATACCCAAGTAACGTCCGAAGGGGCGCCAGTTCGTCTATCGTTGTCCGGCATGACCTGTGCCGGCTGCGTCAACACCATTACCCAGGCCTTGAATGCTACGCCCGGCGTGCGCTCGGCCAGCGTCAACTTTGGCTCGCATACCGCCGAGATCTTCGGCGACGCGCGCCCCCAGCAACTGATCGATGCCGTCGAAGCGGTCGGCTACGGTGCCGAGCGCATCGAGGATCTCGGCCAGGCGGCGCGCACGCGTGAACAAAACGAGGCGCACGAGTACCGTCAACGGCTCCGCGACACCGCATTGGGGCTCATCCCCGGTGTGCTGCTTATGGGCAGCATGCTGTTCCACCATCCACAGTTGAACGGTCCGGAACGCTGGGTCTGGCTGCTGATCGGTGTGGTAACGCTGGGCATCATGGCCACGGCGGGCCGGCGCTTCTTCGTCAATGCCTGGAAAACCTTCCGTCATCATCAGGCCAACATGGATACCCTGATCGCCGTCGGCACCGGCACCGCCTGGCTCTATTCGATGACGGTGGTACTGATCCCCGAGGCGATTCCAGTCGCGGCGCGTGGGCTCTATTTCGAAGCCTCGGTGATGATCATCGGCTTGATCAGTCTCGGCAATGCCATGGAGTTGCGCGCCCGGGGACGCACGTCCCGGGCGCTCAACCGCCTGCTCGACCTGCAAGCCCCCACCGCCCGGGTAATCCGCGACGGTGATGAACACGACGTACCGCTCGAGGAAGTTGCCATCGACGAGCGGATTCGCGTGCGTCCCGGCGAGCGCCTGGCCGTGGATGGCCGTATTGAAGAAGGCGACAGCCATATCGACGAATCGATGTTGACTGGGGAGCCGCACCCCGTCGCCAAGCATCCCGGCGACGAGGTCAGCGCGGGCACGGTCAACGGCCGTGGCACGCTGGTCTATATCGCCACCCGTATCGGCGCCGACAGTCGCCTGGGGCACATCGTCGAGCAGGTGGCCAGCGCCCAGAACTCTCGCCCCCCCATCGGCGCCCTGGCCGACCGAATTTCCGCTATCTTCGTGCCCAGTGTGTTGATCATCGCCGTACTCACGGCACTGGCCTGGTTCAATTTCGGCCCCGCGCCGCAGTTGGTCCACATGCTGGTCACCGCCACCACCGTACTGATCATCGCCTGCCCCTGCGCGCTGGGGCTGGCAACACCGATGTCGACCATGATCGGCGTCGGCAAGGCCGCCGAGCACGGCATCCTGGTGCGTGATGGCGATGCACTGCAGACTGCCAGCAAGTTGACCACGCTGGTCGTCGACAAGACCGGCACGCTGACCGAGGGTCGCCCACGCATGACCACCGCTCAGTGGGCCACCGAGGATACCCACACCGCCTTGAGCTGGGTGGCGGCCCTCGAACGTGGCTCCGAGCATCCCCTCGCCGAGGCCCTCGGCGACTACGCCGACCAGCAGGGCGCCACACAGACCGCGCTTCCCGAGCTGCGCGAGTTTCAAGCGCTCAGCGGGCGCGGTGTCACCGCCATGACAGACACCGGCCAGTCGCTGCGCTTGGGCAACGCCGCTCTGATGCACGAAGGTGATGTCGAGCTGGGCCAGGCCCAGGCATGGGGCGCCGAGCTTGAAGAGAAGGCACAGACACCGCTCTATCTGGCCGCCGACGGGCAAGTGCTGGGCGTCTTCGGCATCAGCGATCCGTTGCGCGAGGATAGCCGCGACGCCGTCGCACGCCTGCAAACGGACGGCATTGAGGTCGTCATGCTGACCGGCGACAACGCACATACCGCCCGGGCCGTGGCTCAGGCGTTGGGCATCGCGCGTGTCGAGGCCGAGCTGTTGCCCGAGGACAAACGCGAGATCGTCGCGCAGCTGCAACGCGACGGCCACCTCGTTGGCATGACCGGCGACGGCATCAACGACGCCCCGGCCCTGGCACAAGCCAACGTGGGCTTCGCCATCGGTCAGGGCACCGACGTGGCGATCGAATCGGCGGGTATCACGTTGATGCGCAACTCCCTGCATGGCGTGGCCGATGCCATCGAGATCAGCCGCGCCACGCTGCGCAACATCAAGCAGAACCTGTGGGGCGCCTTCGGCTACAACGGCCTGGGGATTCCCATCGCCGCCGGGGTGTTCTATCCGCTGACGGGGATGCTGCTCTCACCCATCGTCGCTGCCGTGGCCATGTCGCTGTCCTCGGTCACCGTGGTCAGCAACGCCAATCGGTTAAGGCTTTTTAAATCCACGCCACAGAGCGCCAAGACATCCCAGGAGGACGCATGA
- a CDS encoding VOC family protein codes for MPRIQGVLETALYVNDMARARAFFENVMMLSAFTADHRFTAYEAGPGSVLLLFQQGSTEDTVNLPHGMGTIPPHDGSGRVHLALAIDRDELEDWETQLVAHDIPIEGRTHWPKGGESLYFRDPDGHLLELATPGVWPNY; via the coding sequence ATGCCACGCATTCAAGGCGTTCTCGAAACCGCCCTCTACGTCAACGATATGGCCCGCGCCCGGGCCTTCTTCGAGAACGTGATGATGCTGTCGGCCTTTACCGCCGACCATCGCTTCACCGCTTACGAGGCCGGGCCAGGCAGCGTGTTGCTGCTGTTTCAACAAGGCAGCACCGAAGATACCGTGAACTTGCCACACGGCATGGGCACCATACCGCCCCATGACGGTTCCGGGCGCGTGCATCTAGCGCTGGCCATTGATCGCGATGAGTTGGAAGACTGGGAAACCCAACTCGTCGCCCACGACATTCCCATCGAAGGCCGCACCCACTGGCCGAAAGGCGGTGAAAGCCTTTATTTCCGCGACCCGGACGGCCACCTTCTGGAACTGGCCACGCCCGGCGTCTGGCCGAACTACTGA